A single genomic interval of Arachis duranensis cultivar V14167 chromosome 7, aradu.V14167.gnm2.J7QH, whole genome shotgun sequence harbors:
- the LOC110273951 gene encoding uncharacterized protein LOC110273951 — translation MSISGGASSTSSAAITDCDELGIVVAEEAEHVRERIFWGSDSAYKRQIYKAAIAGDWSKALRYNITDPSRLCSVLTKQGDTALHIAVSMEQTSFVENLIDHMSLEDMQIRKVDGNTAFSMASISGNLQIAKLLLHKNPGLVWIKGHKNMLPIELACWANQPLMVNYLFENTRLDYLNRHLSIEEDIVRMFFLALNTSNYSVASSLLDMYSELARAENNDGLTTLEVIAKLPSEGDGAGYRDIVRMVFEHMEGEEFECARISEAMFDAAKLGNDMILEFMFGYNANLLMEVNSKGQSLLHIAILNRRVTTYQLILSKGAYTNAILQFLDFKGNNILHCAGKLAAPERFGTPCHSLLLSEERWFQEVASIVPGAFKSMKNVKGRTLEEIFYKKHKELHERAMSEQNETANNFMIIVTLVTTLAITAALTIRTNPVQGPTPIFKETTWYIIFLLSIVVITTLLVFSMLFFTSVIHSPRKQKMFDQVNARHRKIAIGCLFLFLSIITITFTALCAGILIFSFFPKWIFIFIMALASVPLVFSCKIYDFVTPISLLVHKNDLF, via the exons ATGTCTATATCCGGTGGTGCAAGTAGTACCTCATCAGCAGCTATAACAG ATTGCGACGAACTGGGTATTGTAGTGGCGGAAGAAGCGGAGCATGTAAGAGAACGCATTTTTTGGGGATCAGATA GTGCATATAAAAGGCAGATATATAAGGCAGCGATTGCAGGGGATTGGAGTAAAGCTTTAAGATATAATATAACTGATCCTAGTCGGCTCTGTTCTGTTTTGACTAAGCAAGGAGACACAGCTCTTCACATTGCAGTGAGCATGGAACAAACCAGCTTTGTAGAAAACTTAATAGATCATATGAGTCTGGAAGACATGCAAATTCGCAAGGTAGATGGCAACACTGCCTTTTCTATGGCTTCCATTTCAGGGAACCTGCAAATTGCTAAATTACTACTTCACAAGAATCCAGGATTGGTTTGGATTAAAGGACACAAAAATATGCTTCCAATTGAATTGGCATGTTGGGCTAATCAGCCTCTTATGGTGAATTATTTGTTTGAAAATACTCGACTGGATTATTTGAACCGTCACTtatccattgaagaagacattGTTAGGATGTTTTTCTTGGCACTTAACACCAGCAATTATA GTGTCGCATCTTCGTTGTTGGATATGTATTCCGAACTTGCCAGGGCTGAAAACAATGATGGACTAACTACATTGGAAGTCATTGCCAAATTGC CCTCGGAGGGTGATGGAGCTGGATATAGAGACATTGTGCGTATGGTATTTGAGCATATGGAAGGGGAGGAGTTTGAGTGTGCAAGAATTTCAGAAGCAATGTTTGATGCAGCAAAATTAGGAAACGACATGATTTTGGAATTTATGTTTGGATACAATGCAAATTTGTTGATGGAAGTGAATTCAAAGGGGCAAAGCTTACTTCACATAGCCATTCTAAATCGACGAGTAACTACATACCAATTAATATTGAGCAAGGGTGCATACACCAATGCTATtctgcaattccttgatttTAAGGGAAACAATATTCTTCACTGTGCTGGAAAGCTTGCAGCTCCAGAAAGATTTGGAACACCTTGTCATTCTCTACTTCTCAGTGAGGAACGATGGTTTCAG GAAGTGGCAAGCATAGTTCCAGGTGCATTTAAAAGCATGAAAAATGTGAAAGGACGAACTCTAGAGGAAATATTTTATAAGAAACACAAAGAGCTTCATGAAAGAGCTATGTCAGAACAGAATGAAACAGCAAacaattttatgattattgtAACTCTTGTTACCACATTGGCTATAACTGCTGCTCTCACTATTCGGACCAACCCTGTTCAAGGACCAACTCCTATCTTTAAAGAGACCACATGGTACATCATATTCCTTCTATCAATCGTTGTTATAACAACCCTCCTTGTTTTTTCAATGCTCTTCTTCACTTCAGTTATACACAGCCCACGCAAGCAGAAAATGTTTGACCAGGTCAATGCTCGTCATCGGAAGATTGCAATTGggtgtttgtttctttttctttctataatcACCATTACTTTCACTGCTCTTTGTGCTGGTATTTTAATCTTCTCTTTCTTCCCCAAATGGATCTTTATTTTCATAATGGCACTTGCTTCTGTGCCACTCGTCTTCTCTTGTAAGATATATGATTTTGTTACCCCAATAAGTCTTTTGGTACATAAGAATGATCTTTTCTGA
- the LOC110273950 gene encoding uncharacterized protein LOC110273950 — MLPIELACWANQPLMVNYLFENTRLDYLNRHLSIEEDIVRVFFLALTTSNYSVASSLLDMYSELARAENNDGLTALEVIAKLPSEGDEAGYRDIVRMVFEHMEGEEFECARISKAMFDAAKLGNAIILEFMFGYNANLLMEVNSKGQSLLHIAILNRRVTTYQLILSKGAYTNAILQFLDFKGNNILHYAGKLSAAERFGTPCHSLLLSEERWFQEVASIVPGAFKSMKNVKGRTPEEIFYKKHKELHERAMSEQNETANNFMIIGTLVTTLAVTAALTIRTNTVQGPTPVFKETTWYILFLLSVVVVTTVLVLSMLFFTSVIHSPRKQKMFDQVNARHRKIAIGCLLLFLSIITITFTALCSAVLIFSFFPKWIFIFIIALSSVPLVCCGKIYGFATSISLLVHKNDLF, encoded by the exons ATGCTTCCAATTGAATTGGCATGTTGGGCTAATCAGCCTCTTATGGTGAATTATTTGTTTGAAAATACTCGACTGGATTATTTGAACCGTCACTtatccattgaagaagacattGTTAGGGTGTTTTTCTTGGCTCTTACCACCAGCAATTATA GTGTGGCATCTTCATTGTTGGATATGTATTCCGAACTTGCCAGAGCCGAAAACAATGACGGACTAACTGCATTGGAAGTCATTGCCAAATTGC CCTCGGAGGGTGATGAAGCTGGATATAGAGACATTGTGCGTATGGTATTTGAGCATATGGAAGGGGAAGAGTTTGAGTGTGCAAGAATTTCAAAAGCAATGTTTGATGCAGCAAAATTAGGAAACGccataattttagaatttatgtTTGGATACAATGCAAATTTGTTGATGGAAGTGAATTCAAAGGGGCAAAGCTTACTTCACATAGCCATTCTAAATCGACGAGTAACTACATACCAATTAATATTGAGCAAGGGTGCATACACCAATGCTATtctgcaattccttgatttTAAGGGAAACAATATTCTTCACTATGCTGGAAAGCTTTCAGCTGCAGAAAGATTTGGAACACCTTGTCATTCTCTACTTCTCAGTGAGGAACGATGGTTTCAG GAAGTGGCAAGCATAGTTCCAGGTGCATTTAAAAGCATGAAAAATGTGAAAGGACGAACTCCAGAGGAAATATTTTATAAGAAACACAAAGAGCTTCATGAAAGAGCTATGTCAGAACAGAATGAAACAGCAAacaattttatgattattgGAACTCTTGTTACCACCTTGGCTGTAACTGCTGCTCTCACTATTCGGACCAACACTGTTCAAGGACCAACTCCTGTCTTTAAAGAGACCACATGGTACATATTATTCCTTCTATCAGTCGTTGTTGTAACAACCGTCCTTGTTCTTTCAATGCTCTTTTTCACTTCAGTTATACACAGCCCACGCAAGCAGAAAATGTTTGACCAGGTCAATGCTCGTCATCGGAAGATTGCAATAGGGtgtttgcttctttttctttccataATCACCATTACTTTCACTGCTCTTTGTTCTGCTGTTTTAATCTTCTCTTTCTTCCCCAAATGGATCTTCATTTTCATAATTGCACTTTCTTCTGTGCCATTGGTCTGCTGTGGTAAGATCTATGGTTTTGCTACCTCAATAAGTCTTTTGGTACATAAGAATGATCTTTTCTGA
- the LOC127740721 gene encoding SAC3 family protein A-like produces the protein MQQPGMFPKSLRVYCERAFARCKDEKQMAACQAVMKEMKAIVDGTLYTQNWDMEPLFPMPDADNANKVLVYVKKFSCFVGEDTITWLSFDGNLYLFSVVLTIELLKFFNCHI, from the exons ATGCAGCAG CCTGGTATGTTTCCCAAGTCTTTGCGTGTCTATTGTGAGAGAGCTTTTGCTCGTTGTAAAGACGAAAAGCAAATGGCAGCATGTCAAGCTGTAATGAAAGAG ATGAAGGCAATAGTTGATGGTACACTATATACACAAAATTGGGATATGGAACCACTCTTCCCAATGCCAGATGCAGATAATGCCAATAAAGT GTTGGTTTACGTAAAGAAGTTTAGCTGTTTTGTTGGAGAAGACACCATAACTTGGCTATCTTTTGAtggaaatttatatttattttcagttgTATTGACTATTGAACTTTTAAAGTTCTTTAATTGtcatatttaa
- the LOC107457940 gene encoding ADP-ribosylation factor-like protein 8c has product MGLWDSLLNWLRSLFFKQEMELSLVGLQNAGKTSLVNSIATGGYSEDMIPTVGFNMRKVTKGNVTIKLWDLGGQRRFRTMWERYCRGVSAIVYVVDAADRDSVPISRSELHELLTKPSLGGIPLLVLGNKIDKSEALSKQALVDQLELESIKDREVCCYMISCKDSVNIDVVIDWLIKHSKTAK; this is encoded by the exons ATGGGTCTTTGGGATTCCCTTCTCAATTGGCTTCGCag CTTGTTTTTTAAACAGGAGATGGAGCTTTCCCTTGTAGGCCTTCAGAATGCAGGGAAGACTTCTCTTGTTAATTCAATTGCT ACTGGGGGCTATAGTGAGGACATGATTCCAACT GTTGGGTTCAACATGAGGAAAGTCACCAAGGGGAATGTAACTATAAAGCTTTGGGACCTTGGTGGCCAGAGGAGGTTCAGAACAATGTGGGAGCGTTACTGTCGCGGCGTCTCAGCTATAGT GTATGTTGTAGATGCTGCTGACAGAGACAGTGTTCCTATATCTCGAAGCGAGTTGCATGAACTCTTGACGAAACCTTCTCTAGGTGGAATTCCTTTGCTTGTTCTTGGAAATAAAATTGACAAGTCAGAAGCACTCTCCAAGCAAGCATTGGTAGATCAGCT AGAACTTGAGTCCATTAAAGACAGAGAGGTATGCTGCTATATGATCTCATGCAAGGATTCTGTAAACATAGATGTGGTCATTGACTGGCTAATCAAACATTCCAAAACTGCAAAATGA